Genomic DNA from Kluyveromyces lactis strain NRRL Y-1140 chromosome C complete sequence:
CTGGATATTTCTCTACAAAATCTTCAAGGTACTGTGAAGTGTTTGAAAGTGCGGACATGTTGAAGTATTGCTACAAAGTATCAATGAAATGACAAAACAGCAGTATGTGGAATTTCTTGTGAGATCTTCAGATTGTTTTCTTACGTTAGTTGCCCAAATGTTATGCGGAACCAAGCgttttcaaaagaaatgtaATAAATGAGCGACAATTAAATGGATAATCGAGAGCCAATCTCTTGAAGATAGTTGGAAATATGAAAGACAGTTCGGCgttctcttcatctttttaTTCGAAAAACACGTCAGTGGTGTTCGATTCCATTTCATTATTTGGAAATGTTGACGTTATGccaaattttgaaattttacCTCGGTTCGTTGAATGTGATATGATGTAGCGAGTTAGTGTCAGCAGAGGCTTGGAATCTGTAGAACCGACAGAGCAAGAGATGGACAATGGTGTGCTTATCTGAAACGAACTTTAAAATTTCAGTGCATTAAGTGACTAATTGTTACAAATTTGTGTACATAGATAGGATCTGACACGTTCATACATGTGAGCgaatataaaaaaaatatggCCTGAAACCAGAAGGCTGTATGATTGATAATAATGACAGTAAAATTCATTGGCGCTGTTGATTATATGTGCTTGAATTGATCTGAGTTTGGTGTGGTGATTGTTGATTAAGATTACTCGTGTTTGTTGTAGGCATCAGGCCGAACGCTTCAGAGGATGAAGCAACCGCTGCAAGTGCGGCTAAAGGATCGTTAGCAAAGTTAATCGATTGTGGAACTGCCTGCACGGTTGGAGGTGGATTCGACGGAGCAGGAGGCAACGTAGGTGCCAGAGCCATTGGCTTCGATAAATCATTTGATTGTTTCGTTGGTACATTATGAGATAACTCCTGAACAATTACTTTGGAGACAACCGAATCACTTCCCTTAGAGGGAGGAATTGATGGAGGAGAAACAGAAGCATTGCGCATTGGTCTTAAAATTGGTAAATTTGATGGCCCAATCGGTGATGCCACAACAGTTGGTGATGTGTTTAAGATCGTATTAGTTTTAGTTTCCGAATCTTCGCCATCGTTCAATAGGCTTCTGATTGAAGACCTCCTACTGGAAGTAATTGTATGTGATTGTACTGGAGCATGATGAGTTTCAGAAGCATTCGCAGAAAAATGAACAGAGGGAGTTTGTGGTTTGCCAAGGTTCGAATAAGCATTGGAGATTGAGGGTTGAATTTCAGGAAGTTTATTAGTATTCAGTCTTGGAAGAGTATGTGGAACACTGAATGATGTGATAACAGGTGAATGCTGGGGAGGCAAACCTTGGGTTGGAGTTGGTAATCTCGAAAAACTATCTTCATTTCCGGTTAGAGAAAAGGATGGTTTGTGAATGGATGACAATTtagaatcattgaaaaatccAACAGCAGGTTTTTGTTGCTGCGGTATCGTTTGTAGCGGAAGTGGCTCAATGGATGGTTTTTCCGCAGGCTTATTAACCGTTGCAGGCGAAGGCAATGAGTTCACGATAATAGCTGAACTCACATTGGGAGCCGGAGCAATAGCAACGGGTTTGGTAGACTGGTCTCCTGATGATAGAACTGATGAGGATGCAAGTTGGTTGTTGCCCATTTCAACAAGAGCATACCATCCATTTTGTTCCGCTTTCCTCTGGAAATAGTTTTTAACCATagttgttgattttgttcCAAGTTTCTGAGATATCGATGTCCAATTTGAACCAAACTCTCTGAGCAATTCTGGGAACTTTTTTGCTTCCTGTACACTCCAATAGCTCGATTTATGCACAGCTTCtgtttgtttcaatttcttcttcatagGTTGGTCTGCAGAATTGACGTTTGATTGATCATAAAGTgaatgctttgaagaaacctCATCCTCTGGTTTAAGATGGGATTCAGTATTATCAAATCCAATATCCGCATGATCAGCATTCTTTACAGATTCATTGATTACAGATTTTGATGTCATATCAGCTAACATTGGCACAATATCTTCATATGGTTTATTGGAAAGTAACACCTGTTCTTGTACCATGTAAACTGGTTCAGAAACATTTACACTTGAATCCATTACCTGTTGTTTAATATTATAATCGCCGTCCGTCGTTGCTTCATTTTCTGTCTCAGTATCGGATTCCTTCTTTGCTTCTATATTGATCACAGgttgttcttgaaaagTTGCCAAAGATGGTTCAACCTTTTTGGCCAAAGTTGGCGGTTCTTCTGTGGATTTAGgttcttgttccaaagtAGGTGGTTGTTCTAAAGTGGATACAGGATGAACTTCAGCAGGAGGAGGATGGTCTACTTCAGGGACAACTTGCTCAACAGTACGAACAGATTGTTCAACAGGAGTTTCAGAAACAGATGTTTGAGAAACAGGAGTTTCAACGTTTGATGTGGAAGGTAATGGTACTTCAGTCTCTACCTTATCCTCGCTATCTTTTTTCTTAATATCGAACTTGTCTTTTTTACGACGTCCAATGCTGgccttccttttcttgtGTTTTTCAAGCAATAGTTTCTTGTActtgctcttcttctttgtccTATAATAGTGTAAGACGCACTCTTCAGGAGTTCTTAATCCACCCATATAATGTGAAACCTTGCCgaatttctttggataTGTTAGATAACCCTCAACGAAAAGTTCATGCTCATAAGGAGTGAATGAATCAATACGATCAGTCAAGAGCCTACTTGCCCACGCATCTTTATCTGTTACCAAGTTGTTCacatctttgaatttgcaGGCAAATTTATCAACAGGATTCAATGTCATAGCAGGAATGTTCGCTGCTAATTGATGATGTTTGTAATCTGGATCAATTTGTAGTAATACgttttcaatatcattatcatcaacaaaatcagCCCTATTCCTCCTTCGTGAGCTTGTGGGGCGTTGTTCAAAAGCCTCATTTgcattttcaacatttgCTTGGAGATTCTCATATTTATTCTGCTCTCCGCTTGGTTCAGATCTATGGAAACTCTCACTGAGCTCCGTCATCTGGTCACATTTCTTTTCCCATATATCCTgaagtttgaagaattgatctTTCAACTGTAGATTTCTTAAGTATTCGTAACGCTTAATCTTTGTCAAATTCTTCGTTATAATTGGTTTAACAGCTTGATCATGAATAATCCAGGCCTGTGCAAAGAATGGATAATCAAATAAATATTCAATAGGTTTTGTTAAAAGATACTTCTGATTCTTAACGCGTTCTTCTCTCGGCTTATTTTTGAGAAGCCATAACTTCATCTCCGGTTCCAACATTGGAAATAtacatttttcaattggaacTAAAGGTTCTGGATAAGGTTCTGGGTGTGGAAGAATATCCCTGTTAGGAATGTGATTCTTTTCGGCGAGAGGTCCAGTAGACTCTTGAATTGTACTCATTTCTTCAGCcatatcttcatctaaGTCTTCATctatatcttctttttcttccacaGTCGGTTGCTCCGTCAGGGTTACTTTTTCGatagcttcttcttcctctttcaCTTGAGGTTTTTTGTGATCACTCTCTGGGAGTTCCTTATCTACAGTTGATATAGCCACAACGGGCTGGCCTTCCGATACTTGTTGAtcataattttttttggttaGGAGAGTAAAACTTTTATCATGATTTTCTGCCAGCTCCTTTAGGTTGTTATTGCTTGCAATTTCAGAGTCATCTTCTAATTCAGAGCCATAATCGTGTCTGTCATGTTTGTCCTGTACGCTGGTATAGGACTTTGCGTCACTATCGCCAGTGTATTCATCTGCACTAATATCTATTCTTTTATGGTCATAATGTAACTGTTCTTCCACTTTCTTTGTAGTCTGGGGAACTGAATTGATTAAACTAGAACCTAGCGAATGGGACGTTTCGAAAGATTTCTTCGATTTAGGTATGTCAGTCATATCGTGAGGGCCATAGTctgaagaatattttttGAACCCGTTATatcttgaatttgaatgataTTTACCAGTCCTTACGTTACGGCTCCCCCAATAAGATCCTCTTGAGCCGCTTACTGACGAAGTAAtgttctttgatgattttgcGGATGAAGGTTTTGAGTTCTTGTATGTGATATTTGATAAGTTATTATTCGTATTGTTCGCACTGCCATTGACGTTCATCCCGTGAATGTTATCATTTGATGGGAAAGTATCAAATGAACTCCTTGGCCTTTGTGATTTTCCCGTTACGTACGAAGAATATGGATTGGAGCCTGCCCCGCTGCCCGAAGGATAAAAGTGTGTGCTATTAACGCCACTAACAGGAGCGGTAGCTGGAATCAGTTGTCCGTTCCCCAGTAACGGTACATTTGCACCAGATGAGAGTTGCATATTATTCGATATTTGAGGATTGTAACGACTATGTGACCCAGCCCATCTCGAACCGGATGATCCGTTGTTATTACTCGCATTATCGTTCAAGCCAGCTCTTTTAACTAAAGTTGGTACAGTATCTGAAATCGTTACATTAGGATTAAATCTTGATCCAGGCCGTGAGCTCATCGAGCTACGACCACTAACATTAGCATTTGGATCATACCTAGAATGTCTACTCCCCGTAATATGAGCTGGAGAACCGTCTCCACTACTCGAGTTGGGTGTACCATTACCAGATTCCTGAGAGTGGCCACGATCCCTTTCTCCAGAAAGTGCTGTTTGTCCAGGATTTCGACCTATCGAAGACGAAGAACTATATCGTCCTGAAGCGCCACCACCGTAGTGGTAACGCTTCTTTTCACCTATACGGTGCTGAATAGGCATGGGATAATCAAAATGGAAGAATATGAAAGGAGGAGGGATAAAAACGAACTTAACaaaacaaattcaaaaggGCCAGAACTGAAAACTGAAAGGAAAGAAGCAACTGTTTTCAACGCTATTTGCCTTCTTCACTTTTAAAATTCTCAAATAGCGTGCCAAGTACTTCACTATTTCTGATCCAAACTCTTTTGTTTGCACCTATTACACTGCTTTTCTCTTTGGTTTCGGCTTTACTTCTACTTAATGTGAACACTCATATATCACAGTGTGTACAATAAACGCTAGCTGTGCCGGCTACTCGATCTGGATTCTGTAGTCTCCTAAAACCTTGCCTTGTGTGCTGCCCTCCAAAACATCCAAAAGAAGCAGCTCTTACCGTCTTTCTGTGtctgcttttttttccttcttctttaaaaaGGATAGCTTAAAGTATGTAGCTTGATTTGTTTTGAGCTCTTTTTCATTCCTTTATTAAATAAAGTgactttttgatttttgatgcttttgttttttttttccttgatGATACcaaaaaagttgaaatacttgaaaaatCGAAAACTGAGCATTTGACATTTACTATCTGggattctttgtttttatgAGGGAGGGGAATGAGTCGCCGTTGGGGTTCGAAGCGAATTTCGGGTTGTGAggaaagaataaaaataGTGGATGCTTCGTATAACGTGACGTAGTGTTTAGATCACGTGGatagatttttttttttaccaaTTTCTCTGTGTGGCCTCCCAGGTCAATGGGGTGCGAGGAAAAGGATACAGAAGGTCGGGACAGACCGTTAGGAACTTCATAGTCAAGGTTAGCTGAGGATATGTATTTTGTCTTGTTGTATCCGGTAAAAATGCGCATACCGCGCCACTGTCCTCTCTCTTCATCCAGTAGCAGGTGACATTGCGAAATATAGGTATCTTTTCCTTACTCTCCTTTGTATTTTGCAAACAATAccaagaaacaaaagcTGGTCCTATGAGTTACCCTTACGCTGTTTCTCCCAGAAAGGTGGTCCTTCTTTCCCTTGTATTCGGCCACCAAATATCGCTTTTTCTTGACTCTTGCCCTATTCATAGCAAGACTCGAAACACTTGATGTCTTAACGTGTAATTACCCTTTTAGGAAGTGTAATTATCTGCGACAGATCGAAAACCGCATTAAGTAAATTATgcgaaaaaaaaaaaagtatgTGAGATCAGgcattatatatatgtacgGTAAGTTCAGCTACTTGATTATGATACCTGGTTCGAATTCACAATCACCGATATTTAGTCACACGATCATAAATTGACAACACGGAACTAGGCTGAAACAGTTTAGGGAACCAGTCAAACCATAATGATGCTTAATGGAAGGAAACGTCCATTCTTAGCGTTTGAAAGTGATGGTGAACTAGGTTGTGGAAACTCAGAAAACATGACGCCTGATGCGAAGCGCTTTTCAGGTTTAACAACACCTCCAGCATCTCCTGAGAAAAAGCAAATAAAAAAACCATTAGGAATAGTCAGCTCAAATTTGACAAACATCAACGATGAACCATACACAATTGAATCAGATTTGAAACCGAAACGGTTGATGTTTGGATCCGATCCAATATTTTCGAAGACAAAATCGCTGTTGCAACAGTCTTCAGTTTCCAACTTGGAACAGACTTGGCTTGCTACGAGAAAGTCAGAATACGACGAGATCATGCATTTTTTTCACAATTCAATATCGGACAGGGAATCTGCCGATAATTCGCTGTACATCACAGGTCCACCAGGAACAGGGAAAACGGCACAGCTAGACCTCATACTGAGAGATAAGTTTCATGAGATCATTTTGGAtccaaaaaataaaaaagtcACAAAACATGACCCAGAACTGTTGAATACATCTTATTTTGAAACACAGTCAGACATATTCCAGTCTATCGCGGTAGCCAAGGTCAACTGTATTGCCCTTTCGAAACCGGAATGTATATTCCAGAAATTACTTTTAGAAATCGTCAATGGGAAGTATAAGCAACAACATCATAAAGCCTGCGACAGTGTGAAGAATTTAAAGTCGTTTTGTAGATCGAAACCAAATACTCATTTTATCTTTATCCTGGACGAAATGGATAAGTTAATCAAGCAAACCACAGTGCTATCATCTGCAACAAAAATTATACTGGATCTGTTTTTATTGGCTAAGGAGCCCGGTATCAACGTCACAATCATCGGAATAGCAAATAGCATTGATTTAAAAGATCGTGTTCTAAACAGACTTAATTTACAGAAAGAATTGCTTCCTAAAGTTATCCATTTCCATCCATATAACTCTGAACaaatgtttgaaattgTGAGAAGCAAACTTTCCATATTTCCAGCTtgttttgaaatatttcaaccCATGGCTATCAAATTTGCAACGACCAAATGTTCTGGATCAACCGGAGATCTAAGAAGATTATTTGATCTACTCCGTAGCAGCGTTCAATTATTAGAAttggaatctttgaagGGTAACTCAGATAAAACTCGAGGCCGTAAAGTAACCATCACGCATGTAGCAAAAGCtgtttcaaaatatatGAATTCTGCCACAACAAAGACACGGATCGCTCCTTTGAACATACAACAAAAGATCATACTGTGCTCGCTTGTACACAGAGAACGGTTTGATCTTAACAAATGTCTTTGTACAGTGGAAGAAGCTTACGATTACTACGTCAAACTTCTTAAAAGAACAGATGTCATGAAACCTTTGAGTAAAGCCGAATTTTTCGAAAGTTGTTATAGTTTACAATCCAGTGGAGTGGCTCTTATAGAGTTcaccaaaaagaaattattaCCATCTGGTGCCGCCAAAACCATCAAATCAACAGTCATTGGCACAGAATTGCAAGAAGAGATCAGTAAAATTGATCTATTAAAAAGACTCTTATAGCTGATTCTCCCTCAATTGATATCTAATTATCATTAAAAGCAATAAACTTTATAGAAGGAAGTTGATCCAATTCACGTCTAACCATACGTGTATGTTCCGTGATTATATACTCTCATACTTCAATAGTTTTCCCCAACATAATACCTTAATCGACGAAGAGGTATAGTTGAAACCAAAGCTtaaagtcacgtgattaaTTATTTTTTCCTGGATCAGATATGAGGTGGAAGTTTTACTGTTACTCAAATGTTTCAAGGGTCTGATTAACTGAAATTCCTAAGGGAGTCTGAGATCCACTGGCCTGAAACTGGTAATCCTCAGTTTGATGAGCAGAGTCTGAGAAGGTTCATTTGCTGCACTTTTCTCCAAAATCTCTAAGAAAGAGCTTTGAATAATAACTTTATTAACTAACAATAAAATGAACAGAATATTTGGGTATGGAAATCGGAAGACACATGAGCAGATGATGCAAGATTCATCAAAAGCTATGGGTGAAGCCCAAAGTGGGCTCTCTGGACGGATTTCTCAGCTAGATACTCAAATCTCACAGTTAAACTTCCAACTATCTACCTTACAGAAAAAGATAAGCAATACCAAATCCTCCATGGGACAAAAACCGTTGAGACAGCGAGCCTTAAAActcttgaacaaaagaaaacaattaGAAGCAATGCGGGATCAATTGGACTCACAATCTTGGTCTATGTCTCAGGTTCAAATGACCActgataatttgaaaaacaCCATGGTGACTGTTAACGCTTTAAAGCAGACAAACCAGGCATTAAAACAACAATATAGTAAGATCAATATTGATAAGATTCAAGATATGCAGGATGAAATGATGGATTTAATAGAACAAGGGGATGAACTACAAGATGTGCTCGCAATGCAAAATCAAGATATTGATGACATAAGTGAAAGCGAATTAGATGCAGAGTTAGAAGCtcttggagaagaagattacttggaagaattgaacttGAATGATTCAGAAACTACGGGAGAATTACCatcatatttgaataaCGCTATGCCGcaatttgttgatgatgaaccTTTAGAAAACCCGCCTGCGTTAGAAACAGCTAATTAACCATCATATTACGTGCGTATATATAATTCGTCAATGTATATACTCCGTTTGTCCAGGAACAATTCACTAACTCAACGGGTATAAAAGCTTTTCATACTCGTCACCGATTAATGTCTTAGAATTAACGTTCAAAATGTCATAAGTTTCGTATCAGTACATATGATGCCAATAATTagttcaattttttgattgCCATAAAGTAGTTTCCGATGTTAGTGCAGTCGTGTTCCACCCAACCGGTCAAAGGTAGATACATGGTTCCTTTAGTGTCTAAAATTTCATATCTTCCTTGTACATTATCTTCAAACCATTGTTTGATCTCTGATGAGTTGATGTACTTTTCAACGTGATGAGTTCCTTTTGGAACTACTTTTAATATCTGCTCTCCCATGAATATGGTGGTAAACCATGAGATTGGGTCTCTGTTTATAGTGCTTAAGAAGATAACTCCATTGGGTTTCAATTTACTCCAAGCTTGACGTAATATTTCACTTGGTTCATCAACATGCTCCAACATTTCAAACATTGTCACAATATCATAGTGGCCATGAACCTTCTCCAAAGGCAAGAACTTATAGAATATTTTATCCTTTATCGAAGGATCCTTTGCTGCATGTGCCTTAGCCACCTCAATACATTCTGGAGTCAAATCAATTGCTGTGACactttgaatgaatggCAACCTGGCAAAAGACTCTGACAATATACCTCCCCCACAGCCAATGTCAAGGGCatcgaattttttttcaccCAATCCACGTTGCACTTCATTAAAAATATCCTGGTCAATTGCCTTGGTAACGTAACCTGGTAAATGATCATGATGATTGAATCCCGGGATGTACACATCATCATTCTTGatctttatttgatttctaACCGTTCTTTGCAAAAAATCAAGCCTAGCTAAATTCATCTTATGCAAAATCCTCTGAGATCCCCAAGTATCCCACCATGTTGGTGCAAGCTgctgaaaatgaaatatttcatcatctgatGTACTTGTACCTGATGATTTATCAAATGTCGGATTATGTGTTGGTTTTGGGTGTGCATCATTAGATGATGAACTGCTATTAATGAACGCTGGATTATATTTTGGTATATCTGAGTAGTACCTTCCAAGGTACGGTAAAATCCGCGTTCTGGACAGCATCTTCGATTAAGCCAATAGTTTGATGTTGGAGTAGTAACAGTGATCAGTTCTTTCAAACGGTTTGCTCCGTCATGGTGAGTATTATAATGAACGCTTGTGTTGCTTAAAGAGTCCACAATCAACATTTTCATTGTCCTAAATGctaaaaatgaaaaatatataaaaaCACATCAACAGGAAGAACACCGCTTCGAACTGTTAGCTTCATCCAATAAGGACAATATACAGACTTTTTCACCGACCAGTGAGAGCTCACTTATATCTATAAGGTATCTTAACAATATATCACTGCAGCACTTTCATCATGAGTAGTGATTCTGAGCCAGAAGAGTTGCTTATGGCGACCCGTTCTCGAAGAGCAAATGCTGGTAATAAAATGCAAAAGCTACTTCAGCAAGAACTTGAGGATGTTCAGAAGCAGACGAGTATGCTTGGggatgatgaaattaatcttttgttccaagaagacgaagaagatgaagaattcaCCTTCGAATCGAAAAAAAGGTTGGAGGACGAAGATATGTTCAGTGATTCAGGGGACGAATTATCGGAGGCCAGTGACGCAGATGAAGGAGAGAAAGAGCTTCAAAAGCAAGAGCGTCAGAAGCGTAAGCTgatacaaaagaagaagagtagGGTACCTGTAATCAAGAGACCCAAAAAGGCACCAGTAGataaaatttcaaaatctaCCATAGATGAGATTAACGCTGAAAGTCTTTTGACCGAATCGCGTAGAACATCTAAAAGAAGTGCTGTAGTGGCCAATAAGTTAAAGGTATACGAGAACTTAACACAGGCAGAGAAACGTCGTAAAATTATTCAGGAAAAACTACGTAAACAAAGAGAGAAGCAAAGTCTCAAACCATTAACGCAGGAGGAACGGTTGAAAGTTGCTGAGGAAACGGAGCGGATCAATGTTTCctctttgaacaaatataaagaacaagaactaAGCAAGAAGCAGACGAGGTTGGCTATGCAGTTACGggaaaaaatgaaatttaAGGATGGGGAACATATCATTAGATGGCTTTCCACACAATGGGAAGTTTCTCCCTTAGTGGAGCTTGAGGACAGAGCATATTGGGAACTGTATACTTCTAAAAGAGATAAAACCAAAAAGAAGTATGTTCGAAGAAGGAAAGCTCagattgaagaagacaaTTTGAGAGAGGAAAATAAGGCAAATACGGCGAACGAAAATGAAAAGGAGTCATCGGTTGATGTTATTAATAAGTCAGAAACTATACCAAACGCCGAAAATGAATTAACGGCATCTTCTGAAAATTCCTCTCGGGAAGACTCATCTTGCCCTCCAATCGTTATGTCTACACCAGAACgtgaaaatgaaatacaagaaga
This window encodes:
- the VPS60 gene encoding Vps60p (similar to uniprot|Q03390 Saccharomyces cerevisiae YDR486C VPS60 vacuolar protein sorting (putative)), with translation MNRIFGYGNRKTHEQMMQDSSKAMGEAQSGLSGRISQLDTQISQLNFQLSTLQKKISNTKSSMGQKPLRQRALKLLNKRKQLEAMRDQLDSQSWSMSQVQMTTDNLKNTMVTVNALKQTNQALKQQYSKINIDKIQDMQDEMMDLIEQGDELQDVLAMQNQDIDDISESELDAELEALGEEDYLEELNLNDSETTGELPSYLNNAMPQFVDDEPLENPPALETAN
- the SNT1 gene encoding Snt1p (some similarities with uniprot|P25357 Saccharomyces cerevisiae YCR033W SNT1) — encoded protein: MPIQHRIGEKKRYHYGGGASGRYSSSSSIGRNPGQTALSGERDRGHSQESGNGTPNSSSGDGSPAHITGSRHSRYDPNANVSGRSSMSSRPGSRFNPNVTISDTVPTLVKRAGLNDNASNNNGSSGSRWAGSHSRYNPQISNNMQLSSGANVPLLGNGQLIPATAPVSGVNSTHFYPSGSGAGSNPYSSYVTGKSQRPRSSFDTFPSNDNIHGMNVNGSANNTNNNLSNITYKNSKPSSAKSSKNITSSVSGSRGSYWGSRNVRTGKYHSNSRYNGFKKYSSDYGPHDMTDIPKSKKSFETSHSLGSSLINSVPQTTKKVEEQLHYDHKRIDISADEYTGDSDAKSYTSVQDKHDRHDYGSELEDDSEIASNNNLKELAENHDKSFTLLTKKNYDQQVSEGQPVVAISTVDKELPESDHKKPQVKEEEEAIEKVTLTEQPTVEEKEDIDEDLDEDMAEEMSTIQESTGPLAEKNHIPNRDILPHPEPYPEPLVPIEKCIFPMLEPEMKLWLLKNKPREERVKNQKYLLTKPIEYLFDYPFFAQAWIIHDQAVKPIITKNLTKIKRYEYLRNLQLKDQFFKLQDIWEKKCDQMTELSESFHRSEPSGEQNKYENLQANVENANEAFEQRPTSSRRRNRADFVDDNDIENVLLQIDPDYKHHQLAANIPAMTLNPVDKFACKFKDVNNLVTDKDAWASRLLTDRIDSFTPYEHELFVEGYLTYPKKFGKVSHYMGGLRTPEECVLHYYRTKKKSKYKKLLLEKHKKRKASIGRRKKDKFDIKKKDSEDKVETEVPLPSTSNVETPVSQTSVSETPVEQSVRTVEQVVPEVDHPPPAEVHPVSTLEQPPTLEQEPKSTEEPPTLAKKVEPSLATFQEQPVINIEAKKESDTETENEATTDGDYNIKQQVMDSSVNVSEPVYMVQEQVLLSNKPYEDIVPMLADMTSKSVINESVKNADHADIGFDNTESHLKPEDEVSSKHSLYDQSNVNSADQPMKKKLKQTEAVHKSSYWSVQEAKKFPELLREFGSNWTSISQKLGTKSTTMVKNYFQRKAEQNGWYALVEMGNNQLASSSVLSSGDQSTKPVAIAPAPNVSSAIIVNSLPSPATVNKPAEKPSIEPLPLQTIPQQQKPAVGFFNDSKLSSIHKPSFSLTGNEDSFSRLPTPTQGLPPQHSPVITSFSVPHTLPRLNTNKLPEIQPSISNAYSNLGKPQTPSVHFSANASETHHAPVQSHTITSSRRSSIRSLLNDGEDSETKTNTILNTSPTVVASPIGPSNLPILRPMRNASVSPPSIPPSKGSDSVVSKVIVQELSHNVPTKQSNDLSKPMALAPTLPPAPSNPPPTVQAVPQSINFANDPLAALAAVASSSEAFGLMPTTNTSNLNQQSPHQTQINSSTYNQQRQ
- the CDC6 gene encoding AAA family ATPase CDC6 (similar to uniprot|P09119 Saccharomyces cerevisiae YJL194W CDC6 Essential ATP-binding protein required for DNA replication component of the pre-replicative complex (pre-RC) which requires ORC to associate with chromatin and is in turn required for Mcm2-7p DNA association homologous to S. pombe Cdc18p), with product MMLNGRKRPFLAFESDGELGCGNSENMTPDAKRFSGLTTPPASPEKKQIKKPLGIVSSNLTNINDEPYTIESDLKPKRLMFGSDPIFSKTKSLLQQSSVSNLEQTWLATRKSEYDEIMHFFHNSISDRESADNSLYITGPPGTGKTAQLDLILRDKFHEIILDPKNKKVTKHDPELLNTSYFETQSDIFQSIAVAKVNCIALSKPECIFQKLLLEIVNGKYKQQHHKACDSVKNLKSFCRSKPNTHFIFILDEMDKLIKQTTVLSSATKIILDLFLLAKEPGINVTIIGIANSIDLKDRVLNRLNLQKELLPKVIHFHPYNSEQMFEIVRSKLSIFPACFEIFQPMAIKFATTKCSGSTGDLRRLFDLLRSSVQLLELESLKGNSDKTRGRKVTITHVAKAVSKYMNSATTKTRIAPLNIQQKIILCSLVHRERFDLNKCLCTVEEAYDYYVKLLKRTDVMKPLSKAEFFESCYSLQSSGVALIEFTKKKLLPSGAAKTIKSTVIGTELQEEISKIDLLKRLL
- the COQ3 gene encoding hexaprenyldihydroxybenzoate methyltransferase (similar to uniprot|P27680 Saccharomyces cerevisiae YOL096C) is translated as MLSRTRILPYLGRYYSDIPKYNPAFINSSSSSNDAHPKPTHNPTFDKSSGTSTSDDEIFHFQQLAPTWWDTWGSQRILHKMNLARLDFLQRTVRNQIKIKNDDVYIPGFNHHDHLPGYVTKAIDQDIFNEVQRGLGEKKFDALDIGCGGGILSESFARLPFIQSVTAIDLTPECIEVAKAHAAKDPSIKDKIFYKFLPLEKVHGHYDIVTMFEMLEHVDEPSEILRQAWSKLKPNGVIFLSTINRDPISWFTTIFMGEQILKVVPKGTHHVEKYINSSEIKQWFEDNVQGRYEILDTKGTMYLPLTGWVEHDCTNIGNYFMAIKKLN
- the VPS72 gene encoding Vps72p (some similarities with uniprot|Q03388 Saccharomyces cerevisiae YDR485C VPS72 Protein of unknown function component of the Swr1p complex that incorporates Htz1p into chromatin required for vacuolar protein sorting) produces the protein MSSDSEPEELLMATRSRRANAGNKMQKLLQQELEDVQKQTSMLGDDEINLLFQEDEEDEEFTFESKKRLEDEDMFSDSGDELSEASDADEGEKELQKQERQKRKLIQKKKSRVPVIKRPKKAPVDKISKSTIDEINAESLLTESRRTSKRSAVVANKLKVYENLTQAEKRRKIIQEKLRKQREKQSLKPLTQEERLKVAEETERINVSSLNKYKEQELSKKQTRLAMQLREKMKFKDGEHIIRWLSTQWEVSPLVELEDRAYWELYTSKRDKTKKKYVRRRKAQIEEDNLREENKANTANENEKESSVDVINKSETIPNAENELTASSENSSREDSSCPPIVMSTPERENEIQEETSAKVDVENNTVTTDTPTLDKSLKEASSTESPTAALSVETIESVERTQFGSQEDDCKQICTESPTLSSAESRSNDKIVLKEAADISNQNIETVKHITFAETDQISLINSEDPPIFVQSSMEATDLVESGELGEKVEVKEDSEEKVDDVLEELEPTYEGPVQRVGKNFVILYTFPDHPIATQNSEVRKIILGKNWVLPSKARPDELETLMKITSSEEQEPLQSILIPDMSILDKFPRFGEFNKKTLRTVTIDTTKKDKIEIRTEAPTGVFLPNGIRKNCLITNRECKYFDPKNGVPYSDVEAIKTIQLLQEYYDDNGEPIEPKFKWYGFGRGGIYLDVHQKPASGVPEGFV